A section of the Oryza sativa Japonica Group chromosome 1, ASM3414082v1 genome encodes:
- the LOC4325237 gene encoding phosphatidylserine decarboxylase proenzyme 2 has product MGHSPSRHNACGGGGGDGESPPSPLPSRFERFRRRLRLRHRDRAGRPGGDAHASESGTGRAIAVDEFAGIARIRIVKADMQFKDKFIACLSLGERTYRTEKSDNTSTPVWNSEKKVVVETNGPHIARISVFETNRFSKNTLVGYCEVDLFELLTKDLDEHSEVLSLLDPSSSATIVGSISISCYIEDPVETEQSFARRVLAIVDYNEDGELSLSEFSDLMKAFGNKLAVAKIEELFRQADKNGDGIVDMDELAALLANQQEKEPLISNCPVCGEILGKHDKINDMIHMTLCFDEGTGNQIMTGGFLTDKQASYGWMFKLSEWAHFSSYDVGLHSGSTASHILVFDRRTKRLVEEVIDGKIVLSMRALYQSKVGLTLIDTGVKDLLKNLSEKQGKKMSSPESAKDIPKFLELFKDQINLDEVKDPLESFKTFNEFFVRQLKPGARPIACYEQDTIATCAADSRLMTFSSVDESTRLWIKGRKFSIEGLLGKDVHSDALCNGSLVIFRLAPQDYHRFHVPVSGTLEKFVEIPGCLYTVNPIAVNSKYCNVFTENKRVVSIISTSEFGKVAFVAIGATMVGSIEFLKEEGDYVHKGDEFGYFAFGGSTVICVFEKDAIEFDADLLANSARSLETLVSVGMRLGVSTRNRDLQPQELEKCSLE; this is encoded by the exons ATGGGCCATTCGCCCTCGCGCCACAatgcatgcggcggcggcggcggcgacggcgagtcgccgccctcgccgctgccgtctCGCTTCGAGcggttccgccgccgcctccgcctgcgcCACCGCGACCGCGCGGGGCGTCCCGGTGGCGACGCCCACGCCTCCGAGTCGGGGACGGGGAGGGCCATCGCCGTCGACGAGTTCGCCGGCATCGCGCGCATCCGGATAGTGAAG GCGGATATGCAGTTCAAGGACAAGTTCATCGCGTGCCTCTCGCTGGGCGAGCGCACGTACCGCACCGAGAAGTCTGACAA TACTTCCACGCCCGTATGGAACTCT GAAAAGAAGGTTGTGGTAGAAACAAATGGACCTCACATTGCACGCATATCTGTCTTTGAG aCTAACCGATTCTCCAAGAATACTTTGGTTGGTTACTGTGAAGTTGATCTGTTTGAATTGCTCACTAAG GATCTGGATGAACACTCTGAGGTCCTTTCTCTATTGGACCCATCATCATCAGCTACTATTGTGGGCAGCATATCCATCTCATGTTACATTGAA GATCCCGTTGAAACAGAACAAAGTTTTGCACGCCGTGTCTTGGCTATAGTG GATTACAATGAAGATGGAGAGCTATCATTATCTGAATTCTCAGACCTGATGAAAGCTTTTGGTAATAAATTAGCAGTTGCAAAG ATTGAAGAGCTTTTCCGTCAAGCTGATAAAAATGGTGATGGTATAGTTGACATGGATGAACTGGCAGCCCTTCTAGCTAATCAACAAGAGAA AGAACCACTTATCAGTAACTGTCCTGTCTGTGGTGAAATTCTTGGTAAACAcgacaaaataaatgatatgatACACATGACACTTTGTTTTGATGAGGGAACTGGTAATCAGATTATGACTGGAGGATTTCTAACAGATAAGCAAGCATCATATGG GTGGATGTTTAAGCTTAGCGAATGGGCTCATTTTTCCTCGTATGATGTTGGTTTGCACTCGGGCTCTACTGCTTCTCATATCTTG GTTTTCGACCGGCGAACTAAGAGACTAGTTGAAGAAGTTATAGACGGAAAGATTGTGTTGTCTATGAGAGCTttataccaatcaaaagtagGGCTAACTCTTATTGACACAG GTGTCAAAGATCTCTTGAAGAACCTATCTGAGAAGCAAGGAAAAAAGATGAGCTCACCTGAATCTGCCAAAGATATTCCAAAGTTCCTTGAGTTGTTTAAG GATCAAATTAATTTGGATGAAGTCAAGGATCCTCTTGAAAGTTTCAAG ACATTTAATGAATTCTTCGTAAGACAACTGAAGCCTGGGGCCAGACCAATTGCATGCTATGAGCAAGACACAATTGCTACCTGTGCTGCTGATAGTCGTTTAATGACTTTCAGTTCTGTTGATGAAAGCACAAGATTATGGATTAAG GGTCGCAAATTTTCTATCGAGGGTCTCCTTGGGAAGGATGTACACTCTGATGCTTTGTGCAACGGATCATTGGTAATCTTTCGGCTTGCGCCTCAG GATTACCATAGGTTTCATGTTCCCGTCTCAGGAACTTTGGAGAAATTTGTGGAAATTCCTGGATGCTTGTACACG GTCAATCCTATTGCTGTGAACAGCAAATATTGTAATGTTTTCACCGAGAACAAACGAGTTGTTTCAATAATCTCAACTTCAGAGTTTGGAAAG GTGGCATTCGTGGCCATTGGAGCAACAATGGTTGGAAGCATCGAGTTCTTGAAAGAAGAGGGTGACTACGTCCACAAAGGAGATGAG TTTGGATATTTCGCTTTTGGAGGGAGCACAGTAATATGCGTCTTTGAGAAG GATGCAATAGAATTTGACGCTGATCTTCTGGCCAATAGTGCCAGATCACTGGAAACTCTCGTCTCCGTCGGCATGAGACTGGGCGTCTCCACAAGGAACAGAGATCTGCAACCTCAAGAGCTAGAGAAATGTTCGCTTGAATGA
- the LOC4325238 gene encoding NAD(P)H-quinone oxidoreductase subunit O, chloroplastic: MEALLSSPRALFSVTPTACWPASARRRRRVASPVKAAAAAAEPAGEEKKPATGGAAAAAGDGQAAAPAPKKILKKKPVYSMKKGQIVRVDKEKYLNSINYLSVGHPPFFKGLDYIYEDRGEVLDIRIFETGEYALIAWVGIPTPPAWLPTYMLIKSDKLDYERI, encoded by the exons ATGGaagctctcctctcctcgccgcgCGCTCTCTTCTCCGTCACGCCAACCGCGTGCTGGCCGGCGTCAGCCAGGAGGAGGAGACGTGTTGCTTCTCCTGTcaaggcggccgccgccgccgccgagccggccGGGGAGGAGAAAAAgcccgccaccggcggcgccgcggcggcggcgggagacggCCAGGCGGCTGCGCCGGCGCCGAAGAAGATCCTCAAGAAGAAACCTGTCTACTCGA TGAAGAAGGGCCAGATTGTGCGCGTCGACAAGGAGAAGTACTTGAACAGCATCAAC TATCTGTCAGTTGGACACCCGCCTTTCTTCAAGGGGCTAGACTACATATACGAGGACCGTGGCGAG GTTTTGGACATCAGAATCTTTGAAACAGGGGAGTATGCCCTG ATCGCTTGGGTTGGAATCCCAACTCCACCGGCATGGCTGCCAACTTACATGCTCATCAAG TCGGATAAACTCGACTACGAGAGAATATGA
- the LOC4325238 gene encoding NAD(P)H-quinone oxidoreductase subunit O, chloroplastic isoform X1: MEALLSSPRALFSVTPTACWPASARRRRRVASPVKAAGDGQAAAPAPKKILKKKPVYSMKKGQIVRVDKEKYLNSINYLSVGHPPFFKGLDYIYEDRGEVLDIRIFETGEYALIAWVGIPTPPAWLPTYMLIKSDKLDYERI; this comes from the exons ATGGaagctctcctctcctcgccgcgCGCTCTCTTCTCCGTCACGCCAACCGCGTGCTGGCCGGCGTCAGCCAGGAGGAGGAGACGTGTTGCTTCTCCTGTcaa ggcggcgggagacggCCAGGCGGCTGCGCCGGCGCCGAAGAAGATCCTCAAGAAGAAACCTGTCTACTCGA TGAAGAAGGGCCAGATTGTGCGCGTCGACAAGGAGAAGTACTTGAACAGCATCAAC TATCTGTCAGTTGGACACCCGCCTTTCTTCAAGGGGCTAGACTACATATACGAGGACCGTGGCGAG GTTTTGGACATCAGAATCTTTGAAACAGGGGAGTATGCCCTG ATCGCTTGGGTTGGAATCCCAACTCCACCGGCATGGCTGCCAACTTACATGCTCATCAAG TCGGATAAACTCGACTACGAGAGAATATGA
- the LOC4325239 gene encoding probable gamma-secretase subunit PEN-2, whose product MEARVAGVPEDEESGLLPRPSAAGRRPSVAAARRAPPPPVWATVDGPLGLPLEEAEGHARRFFLWGFACLPFLWAINCCYFWPVLRSPATFPSSAAFSRIRPYVVRSAIGFTIFSVVLLTWATTFIIGGERLFGPGWNDLVMYNVADKLGISGFMG is encoded by the exons ATGGAGGCAAGGGTTGCCGGAGTGCCCGAAGACGAGgaatccggcctcctcccccgcccgtccgccgccggccgccgcccatccgtcgccgccgcgcgccgcgcgcctccgcctccagtCTGGGCCACCGTGGACGGGCCCCTGGGGCTGCcgctggaggaggcggagggccacgctcgccgcttcttcctctgGGGGTTCGCCTGCCTCCCCTTCCTCTGGGCCATCAACTGCTGCTACTTCTGGCCCGTcctccgctcgccggcgaccttcCCCTCttccgccgccttctcccgaaTCCGCCCCT ATGTTGTCCGGTCAGCAATTGGCTTTACCATTTTCTCGGTGGTTCTACTCACCTGGGCCACAACATTTATAATTGGTGGCGAGCGATTATTTGGGCCAGGGTGGAACGATCTAGTGATGTACAACGTTGCAGACAAGCTTGGTATCAGTGGGTTCATGGGATAG